A window of Halobellus ruber genomic DNA:
GAGCGTACCCGTCGCTCGAACGGGCGAGAACAGCGACGGACCGACGCCGGCAGTTCGGCTCATACGGATTATTGTAACTAATTACCGGTCATCGCCGGAGACGGGGTCAGCGATGACCGGCAATTGACTACAATAATCCGTATCAGTCCTCGGTGGTGAACTGCCGGTCGTAGCCGAACGGTTCGTACTCGCGGCCGCCGCCGTCGAAGAACTTGTTGAAGAACTCGACGTACTCGAGACGGACCGCCTGCAGGCCGGCGCTCGTGACGCCCAAGGCGAGCACGAGCAGGTGCCCCAACACGAGCACCACGATGCCGGCGAGGATCGTTGCGGCGGAGCCGTGGACCAACCCGCCGAACATGATCTCGGTCACCTCGTGGCCGTGGTACATCGAGCCGACCTCGGGCATCTTCCCCAGCCCGAAGTGGTACTCGGCGTTTGCGCCGCTTTCGGTGACGTACACCCCGAAGAACAGGAGGTTGACGGTGAACGCCATCCCCGCCTTCGCGAGCAGTACCGCGGCGATCCGGGTGTACGACAGTACGTTCACGAGGACGTTCAGGAACTCGACGGCCTCGATCGGCTCACCGACCGCGAGGACGACGAGTCCGATCAGGAAGACCACGAGCGGGAGCGTGATCGGACCGAGCCCCGGGATGGTGAAAAGCTCCATCGCGGGGAATCCACTGAACCCCAGCGGGAGTACCCCGTCCGCGGCGAAGGTGGTGAAGATGAAGTCGGGAACGGTGCCGCGGAGCGCGTCGCTGAAGACCCACACCCACAGCCCGTTCACCATCAGCAACCACGAGCCGTTCTCGTAGATCGCGTGTTCGAGGTCGTGCAGTTCCAGGTCCTCGATGAACCCGAAGACCCACGCCACGTTGAGATGGAAGATCCCCACCAGAACGCTGACAACCAGCCAGCCGCGCGCCCAGTCGACGCCGGCGGGCGAGAGTCCCTTCTCGATCGGGGCGTGAGCGAGCCCGACGACGCCCTCCCAGAGGTACGTCGAGATCACGTGGAGGCCGAACAGTTCGCCGTAGAGGATCCCGAAGACCGCGGTGAAGATCCCGGCCGCGATCGTGATACCGCCCATACTCCGGATCGCCGGCCGGTCGGCGAAGTTGCTGTAGATGACGTAGCCGATCGCCGAGTAGACGATCCCGTACCCCAGATCGCCGATCATGAACCCGAAGAACGCGGGGAAGGTCAGAAACAGCACGATCGTGGGGTCGAACTCCCGGTAGCTCGGCCGGCTGACCGCCCGGACCAGCACCTCGAACGGCTTGACCACGTCCGGGTTGTCCTGGACGGTGGGCGGCTCGTCGTCGGCCATCAC
This region includes:
- a CDS encoding V-type ATP synthase subunit I produces the protein MLRPERMSKVSVTGSKAVMEAVVETVHDLNLLHVTEYDGSWEGFDPGDPAAGAEESSERLVTVRALESILDLDAEDAGPTRIVTDEALDEELEEIRTRVNDLDDRRQELESEIRSIEDELEAIEPFVDLGIDLDLLSGYDTLDVAVGTGDREAVERALDDDAIDAYETFAGDETLGIFARPAADAGGDVLDDALVGAEFTAAEIPDAEGSPDEYVAELEHERERLESELETVDAELESEKKEAAGFLLAAEEKLSIDVQRTEAPLSFATTDNAFIAEGWIPSDEYLEFEAAIAEAVGDRVEVEELERARFSKDGTDHVREDVPADPGGSGGELGSPTAADGGGEEARADGGSAVVMADDEPPTVQDNPDVVKPFEVLVRAVSRPSYREFDPTIVLFLTFPAFFGFMIGDLGYGIVYSAIGYVIYSNFADRPAIRSMGGITIAAGIFTAVFGILYGELFGLHVISTYLWEGVVGLAHAPIEKGLSPAGVDWARGWLVVSVLVGIFHLNVAWVFGFIEDLELHDLEHAIYENGSWLLMVNGLWVWVFSDALRGTVPDFIFTTFAADGVLPLGFSGFPAMELFTIPGLGPITLPLVVFLIGLVVLAVGEPIEAVEFLNVLVNVLSYTRIAAVLLAKAGMAFTVNLLFFGVYVTESGANAEYHFGLGKMPEVGSMYHGHEVTEIMFGGLVHGSAATILAGIVVLVLGHLLVLALGVTSAGLQAVRLEYVEFFNKFFDGGGREYEPFGYDRQFTTED